The region GGGCGTCATGAATCTTGCGAAGCAATACCAAGACGTTAAGCTGCGTCTGTAAGTTATCTCGCTGCAAAGCATCTAGGAGTTTGAGTAAGTCATCGGGGGCGACTAACTCCTTGAGGGCGGATAGGGCTTCTTCTCGGACTTCGGGATGGGGCGAACCCAAACAATCGAGTAAGGGAGGAACCGCGATAGGATTGGTAAATTCCCAAAGGGTGGTAATGGCAATCTTTTGCACGGCGGGGCTTTCATCGTTCAAAGCTTCGATTAAAAGACCAACCGCCTCCTCGTTCCCTAGATGTTGTATAGTCTTGACTGCGACTAGGCGATCGCTAACTTCTGGCGATCGCAACATTTCAGCCCACGGTTGCAATTCTGGATCGAGATCGTCTAAATACATACCTATTCACTCCACTATCGCAACAAAAAGGGAATCTGTACCGTAATGGCATTGGTTGGACATTCCTTTTCACAAGGCAAACAGAACCAACACTCGTCATACTTCATATAGGCTTTCCCCGTCTCTGGGTTCTTCGCCAACACATCCAACGGACACACTTCAATACAAGCGGTACATTTCTCTAAACACTTTGACTCATCCACAATTACGGGTACATCCACCCGTTGCATCGCTAAGGCCATTGGCTTTGCTCCTTTTATAGCTGTAAAAGTACCCATTGCATCAAACAATAAACCTCACTCAGCACTCAGTCTGTGTAGGCTATTGCGGGTGTGGAGAAATCCGATCAAATAATAAACCTCACTCAGCACTCTTTTTCCCCCCACCTCCCCATCCCCCCATCCCCCCATCCTCTTCCCCACTCAGCACTCACCGCACTGCTACGTCGTATACTTCCCGTTCGATATCCACATCCACGACATAGGGTTCAACGGGACGCTTAAATAACTCCATGTCCCCTACTTCGTTCTTCTTCAAGTTGACGTGACAGAACCATTCCTCGTTATTCTTTTCCGGGTAGTCTACGCGATAGTGATACAGTCCCCAGCGGCTTTCCTTGCGGTATAGGGAAGCCTTCGCCGCCATTTCTGCACAATCTCGGATAAAATGCACTTCCATACAGCGCATCAACTCATGCGGATCGCGGGCCCCCATTAAATCCAGGGTTTCGTTATAGCGTTCAAAATGCCGCAAGCCAATTTCCATCTTGTGGTCTACTTTAGGCGGCTGCAAATAGTCATTCACCAAACGGCGCAGCTTATATTCCACCTGGGTATGGGGAATACCATCGGGTTGACTCAAGGGGCGATAAATTCGGGCTTTTTCGGCTTCTAACCAATCTGCATCCGGTTCCACATGGTCTAAGGCTTGCACATAATCAATCGCATTGACCCCTGCCAAGCGTCCAAACACAAACGCGCCAATCATATAATTGTGGGGAACGCTGGCCATGTCTCCGGCTGCATAGAGTCCCGGTATGGTTGTTTGAGCATTTTCATCCACCCAAACCCCAGAGGCGCTATGGCCGCTACATAAGCCAATTTCCGAGATATTCATCTCTACGCCCTGCGTCCGGTAGTTTTCTTGGCGGTTGGCGTGGAAGCGTTCCCGGCTGGGGCGTTCGTTATCCCAGAGGATTTTTTCAATCTCAGAAATGGTATCCTCATCCAGATGCGTCATTTTTAGCTGAACGGGCCCCTTACCGGAGTTTAACTCTTTCCAAACTTCCAGCATCATTTGTCCGCTCCAATAGTCGCAACTAATGAAACGGTGTCCTTCTGCGTTGGCGGTATAAGCCCCAAAGGGACTAGCAACGTAGGCGCAAGCCGGGCCGTTGTAATCTTTAATCAGGGGATTGATTTGGAAGCATTCAATATTAGTGAGTTCTGCCCCTGCGTGGTAGGCCATTGAGTAACCGTCGCCCGCATTGGTGGGGTTCTCGTAGGTGCCGTAGAGATAGCCGGATGCGGGTAAACCCAAACGCCCGCAAGCCCCCGTACAGAGGATGACAGCTTTGGCTTGGATGATGACAAAATCGCCGCTACGGACATCAAACCCAACTGCACCAATAGCCCGCCCCTGTTTGACCATCACCCGTGTCGCCATAACGCGATTCGTGACTCTAGCTTTGTGGCGCTTGACTTGGCGCGATAAAATCTTTTTCAGGTCTTTCCCTTCGGGCATGGGTAAGACATATTTACCCACCCGATGCACTTGTTTAAGGTCGTAGTTGCCTTCGCGGTCTTTTTGGAATTTTACGCCCCAACTTTCTAATTCTTGGATGACTTCAAATCCCAGTTTGCCCGTTTGATACACGGCTTTTTGGTTGAGAATGCCATCGTTGGAAATTGTGATTTCTCGGACATATTGTTCGGGGGTTGAATTTCCCGGAATTACGGCGGTATTCACGCCATCCATACCCATTGCGATCGCACCGCTGCGGCGAATATTGGCTTTTTCTAAAACCAAGACATCGGCTTCTGGATTTGCTTGTTTTGCTTTAATGGCCGCCATCGTTCCGGCCGTCCCCCCACCAATTACGAGAACATCAGTTTGAAGCCACTGAGTTTCCACAAACAACCTCTCTATTTATCAAGAATGCCAGAGTCTTAAATCCAAAAATCAGGATTGTTGTTTTGCGCTTGATTTTTGTTGACTGACTCGATGATAAGAGATTACGAAAGAGCTATCAATCTAATTTGTATCCAGCAATACTGTTTGACCATCTCGTTTTTTTATAAACCTATAAAAGAGTTTGATGGATTCGCAATTGAGCTTATTATTAAATTAGGCTGAACGGTGAATTTTAAGTAAAAACCGGGAATTAAAAATGGAAATCTATCAAGTTAAAGTATTTTTAGAAGTTGCTAAATGCTTGAGTTTTACAGAAGCAGCAGACACCTTAAATTTGACCCAGCCTGCGGTGAGTGCCAAGATTAAATCGTTAGAAACGGAACTGGGAACGCCATTGTTTTATCGCTTGGGGCGAAAAGTTCAACTAACGAGAGTGGGAGAATATTTAAAGCAGGAAGGGCAAAGTTTAATTCATTTAGAGAATCGACTCATTCAAGAAATTGAAGAAATCAAACAGGGAAAACAAGGCAATTTAAGGTTAGGAACAACTCCAGGATTAGCCGATGGTTGGCTTCCTGATGTGTTGTTCAAGTATCGCCGTCAATATCCTGACAATCAAACGCAGTGCCTTCGCTTTGACTCCACTGAGGCTTTATATCGTGCGATTATTGAGGGTCATATTGATGCTGGAATTGCCGATATTAGCTTTTCAGAGTTTCATGAAGTCAGCGCGATCGCCATCGACTCGATCCACTATGGTTTAATGGTTTCTGCCCATTCTCCTCTAGCCGAACAGCCTTCGGTGAGTTTAAGACAATTGCAGCACGAACCGTGGGTTCTCCTCCCGGAAGGAACGCCTAGCCGCTTAGTCTTTGAAACTCGTCTTGCGGAACTGGGATTATCTTTAACTGACTTTACTCAAGTTGAGATTGTTGATTCTTTGAGTTTGATGCGAACCTATGTCACCCAAGGCGGATATATCGGTTTTGGATCTAACTTTGAGTTTTTAACCGAGCGACAATATGGGATGCTAAAAACCATCCCGATTGAAGAGTTTTCCCTGAAAGCGAGTTTATTTTTGCTGTTGCCCAAACGCTTAAGTCAGGCGGCAGATGAGTGCAAATCTTGCCGTCATTCTGCTCAAGCGATTAAGTCAGAACCGATTCAAAAGTTTATTGCCTTAGTGCAATCCGAACCTTCGGAACTTAAGGTTCAAGAAACGCCATCTCTGAAGCCCGTTGTCTTACAATCTCCTAGCTTTTTAATTCGTCCGAATTCCCCCCAGCGCCCGGAAACCCTAACTTTAACCATTGGCACGCAAAATTGGACCGTGCAGACAATTACCGCAGGTCTAGTGATGCAAAGATTAGGGTTATTAGAGCATTTCTTGCCCAAAGAAGGGGCGTATAGTGGGGTGCAATACCAAATCCAATGGCGCGATTTTTATTCGGGTGCGCCGATTGTGGAGGGATTGCGATCGCACGAACTCGATATTGGTATCCTAGGCGATTATCCCCTATTACTGAGCGCCCTACCCGAAGCCCAAACCAGCAAAACGCGGTTAATTAGCTTTATTGCTAGCAATCCTGATGGTTCTGGGAATGCTGTCATTGTCCCCCAAACCTCCCGTTTGAGCAGTATTGAGGATTTACGCGGGCGGGCGATCGCGGTACCCTTTAGCTCATCGGCGCATGGGATGGTGGTGCGATCGCTCCACGAAGCCAACTTACTCGCAGAGGTAACGCTAGCCTCCATCCAAGACTTGAGTATTAAAGGCATTACCCAATCCCAATCTACTCAAGTCGATGGTTACGCCCACTTTGCCCCCTTCCACGAAATTGCTCGCCAAGGGGGGAAATTTAAACGCCTCTTTGATGGCAATATGAGCGGCTTACCTGCCTTTCACGGCGTTGTCGTACAAGAAGAATTTGCCGAACGCCATCCCGATTTAGTGGTTGCTTATCTCAAAGCCTTACTCGCCGCCCAATATTGGTATGCCACAACCCCATCAGCCCCAGAACTGATTAGCCAGTGGATTAAGCTAGATGCCGGGATGATTGCCCAATTTTTAGCCGGAACTTACACCCAGGGGCAGATTGGGCAATATTTCTTAGAAACTCAAATTCGCCAAGATTGGATCGAGTATCATATCGATCGGCTCAAAGGGGTAACGGGGAACGAACCCTTAAGTCAAATCGATTTGAGTCGCTGGATGCAACCGGAATTTCTCCAAACTGCCCAAGCCTCGGTTTAGGTTAACTCCATGCTTTTAAGCGTTTCTTCGCGAATTAGGTCAAAAATTTGGCGGTTAAAGCGAATCGCTTCGGGGGAAACCGTCATTTCAGGCGTGCGGGGGCGCTGTAGGGGAACGGTTAACTCCGCCTTGATTCTACCGGGATTCACGCCCATAACAAAAATGCGATCGCTCAAGAAAATCGCTTCTTCAATATCGTGGGTAACAAAAATAACGGTTGATTTGACATCATTCCAAATCGCCATCAGCAACTCTTGCATCATGTGCCGCGTTTGAGCATCCAGCGCCGCAAACGGTTCATCCATTAACAGCACTGAGGGCGAATTGACTAACGCCCGAATAATACTCGCCCGTTGTTGCATCCCCCCAGAAAGTTGATGCGGATAGGAATTGCGATGCTTGTATAATCCCACGCGGTTGAGATAATCGTTAACTAGGGCTGTACGTTGCGCTTTGGATACGCCGCGCACCTTTAGCCCAAACTCCACATTCTGAAACGTGGTTTTCCAGGGCAATAGGGAATATTGTTGAAACACAAAGCCGCGATCCGCCCCTGGTGACGTGACATGGCGCTTATCGACAAACACATGGCCTTGGGTGGGTTTGACAAAATGCGCGATCGCATTCAGAATCGTTGACTTACCGCAACCCGATGGCCCCAACAAACACACAAATTCGCCCGGTTTAATCTTGAAGTTCACCGTATCAAAAACATGAACCGTTTGACCCCGGCGTTTGAAAGAAACCGACAAATTTTCAACTTCAACTAAACCCTTAACCGGAGCCGTTACACTCGTTTCCACTAACTCAATCATCATTTCCTGAAAAAGATTGCAAAAGGGACATTTAGAACAACCATTAACCCTTATTGGAGACTCGCCAAGGCATGAGAGCCGTTAACGCCCGATCCACCACTAGGGAACTCAGCGCCCCCATCAAGCCAATTAACAACATCCCCATCACAATCGGCGGATAATTGGAAGTCACATAGGATTCCCACGTCATATAGCCGATGCCGTAACGCCCTGCCAGAATTTCTGCCGTTACCAAGCAAAACCAGGAATTCCCCATACCAATCACTAAACCGCTGGCGATACTGGGTAAAGCCCCCGGAATCACAATTTCTTTGAACACATCCCATTGCTTTGCCCCTAAGCTTTGCCCGACGCGCAGCAGCAAAACATCAGTCCCTTCCACGCCCTTAATCGTGCTAATTAAGATGGGGAAAAAGGCACCAATGAACGTGATATAAATCATTCCGGCTTCGGCGGTTGCAAACATTAAAATCGCCAGCGGAATCCAAGCCACTGCTGGAATGGGTCTTAGAATTTCCAACGGCAGAAACACCAAATCTTCAATGGCTTTGAACCAGCC is a window of Desertifilum tharense IPPAS B-1220 DNA encoding:
- a CDS encoding ferredoxin family protein produces the protein MALAMQRVDVPVIVDESKCLEKCTACIEVCPLDVLAKNPETGKAYMKYDECWFCLPCEKECPTNAITVQIPFLLR
- a CDS encoding fumarate reductase/succinate dehydrogenase flavoprotein subunit; this encodes METQWLQTDVLVIGGGTAGTMAAIKAKQANPEADVLVLEKANIRRSGAIAMGMDGVNTAVIPGNSTPEQYVREITISNDGILNQKAVYQTGKLGFEVIQELESWGVKFQKDREGNYDLKQVHRVGKYVLPMPEGKDLKKILSRQVKRHKARVTNRVMATRVMVKQGRAIGAVGFDVRSGDFVIIQAKAVILCTGACGRLGLPASGYLYGTYENPTNAGDGYSMAYHAGAELTNIECFQINPLIKDYNGPACAYVASPFGAYTANAEGHRFISCDYWSGQMMLEVWKELNSGKGPVQLKMTHLDEDTISEIEKILWDNERPSRERFHANRQENYRTQGVEMNISEIGLCSGHSASGVWVDENAQTTIPGLYAAGDMASVPHNYMIGAFVFGRLAGVNAIDYVQALDHVEPDADWLEAEKARIYRPLSQPDGIPHTQVEYKLRRLVNDYLQPPKVDHKMEIGLRHFERYNETLDLMGARDPHELMRCMEVHFIRDCAEMAAKASLYRKESRWGLYHYRVDYPEKNNEEWFCHVNLKKNEVGDMELFKRPVEPYVVDVDIEREVYDVAVR
- a CDS encoding LysR substrate-binding domain-containing protein, whose product is MEIYQVKVFLEVAKCLSFTEAADTLNLTQPAVSAKIKSLETELGTPLFYRLGRKVQLTRVGEYLKQEGQSLIHLENRLIQEIEEIKQGKQGNLRLGTTPGLADGWLPDVLFKYRRQYPDNQTQCLRFDSTEALYRAIIEGHIDAGIADISFSEFHEVSAIAIDSIHYGLMVSAHSPLAEQPSVSLRQLQHEPWVLLPEGTPSRLVFETRLAELGLSLTDFTQVEIVDSLSLMRTYVTQGGYIGFGSNFEFLTERQYGMLKTIPIEEFSLKASLFLLLPKRLSQAADECKSCRHSAQAIKSEPIQKFIALVQSEPSELKVQETPSLKPVVLQSPSFLIRPNSPQRPETLTLTIGTQNWTVQTITAGLVMQRLGLLEHFLPKEGAYSGVQYQIQWRDFYSGAPIVEGLRSHELDIGILGDYPLLLSALPEAQTSKTRLISFIASNPDGSGNAVIVPQTSRLSSIEDLRGRAIAVPFSSSAHGMVVRSLHEANLLAEVTLASIQDLSIKGITQSQSTQVDGYAHFAPFHEIARQGGKFKRLFDGNMSGLPAFHGVVVQEEFAERHPDLVVAYLKALLAAQYWYATTPSAPELISQWIKLDAGMIAQFLAGTYTQGQIGQYFLETQIRQDWIEYHIDRLKGVTGNEPLSQIDLSRWMQPEFLQTAQASV
- a CDS encoding ABC transporter ATP-binding protein: MMIELVETSVTAPVKGLVEVENLSVSFKRRGQTVHVFDTVNFKIKPGEFVCLLGPSGCGKSTILNAIAHFVKPTQGHVFVDKRHVTSPGADRGFVFQQYSLLPWKTTFQNVEFGLKVRGVSKAQRTALVNDYLNRVGLYKHRNSYPHQLSGGMQQRASIIRALVNSPSVLLMDEPFAALDAQTRHMMQELLMAIWNDVKSTVIFVTHDIEEAIFLSDRIFVMGVNPGRIKAELTVPLQRPRTPEMTVSPEAIRFNRQIFDLIREETLKSMELT
- a CDS encoding ABC transporter permease; translated protein: MANSSKPAMAAMFSRSLASASRYLPRPPVAFPLWQNRTFRQFLSLILFFGIWQILCTIDFNVFINFTFVPSPLEVFGATVKFFAGDPMVHIKASVMRVLIGFGAATLLGVSCGVLIGWFKAIEDLVFLPLEILRPIPAVAWIPLAILMFATAEAGMIYITFIGAFFPILISTIKGVEGTDVLLLRVGQSLGAKQWDVFKEIVIPGALPSIASGLVIGMGNSWFCLVTAEILAGRYGIGYMTWESYVTSNYPPIVMGMLLIGLMGALSSLVVDRALTALMPWRVSNKG